The following are from one region of the Mycetohabitans rhizoxinica HKI 454 genome:
- the tldD gene encoding metalloprotease TldD, which translates to MNIIEPNIRHLAIAKDLLLTRYGLDEAILVRTLGEIFSHRVDYADLYFQTTRSEAWSLEEGIVKSGSFSIDQGVGVRAVAGERTAFAYSDDLSPQALAQAAQATRAIARAGGGKTRVRAAGALRGVAGRDLYLPADPLHSLDANAKVALLERVEKMARAKDPRITQVMAGLAGEYDVVLVARSDGALAADVRPLVRVSVTVIAEQNGRREIGTGGGGGRYDYGYFTDEVMTRYVDDAVHAALVNLEARPAPAGTMTVVLGPGWPGVLLHEAIGHGLEGDFNRKGSSAFAGRIGERVAANGVTVVDDGTLANRRGSLNIDDEGNPTQCTTLIEDGILTGYMQDTLNARLMKMKITGNARRESYAALPMPRMTNTYMLGGDKDPAEIIASVNHGLYAVNFGGGQVDITNGKFVFSASEAYMIENGKIAYPVKGATLVGSGPESLKYVSLIGNDMSLDTGVGVCGKEGQSVPVGVGQPTLRIDRMTVGGTV; encoded by the coding sequence ATGAACATCATCGAACCTAACATCCGCCATCTCGCCATCGCCAAGGACCTGCTGCTCACGCGCTACGGACTCGACGAGGCCATCCTCGTGCGCACGCTGGGCGAGATTTTCTCCCATCGCGTCGACTACGCGGACCTGTACTTCCAGACGACCCGCAGCGAAGCGTGGAGCCTGGAGGAAGGCATTGTCAAATCGGGCAGCTTCAGCATCGACCAGGGCGTGGGCGTGCGCGCGGTGGCCGGCGAGCGCACCGCGTTCGCGTACTCGGATGATTTGTCGCCGCAAGCGCTGGCACAGGCAGCCCAGGCCACCCGCGCGATCGCCCGGGCGGGGGGCGGAAAGACCCGCGTGCGGGCGGCCGGTGCGTTGCGCGGCGTCGCGGGCCGCGACCTGTACCTGCCGGCCGATCCGCTGCACTCGCTAGATGCAAATGCGAAAGTGGCGTTGCTGGAGCGCGTCGAAAAAATGGCTCGCGCGAAGGACCCACGCATCACGCAGGTCATGGCAGGCTTGGCGGGCGAATACGACGTCGTGCTGGTGGCGCGCAGCGACGGCGCACTGGCCGCCGACGTGCGTCCGCTCGTGCGCGTGTCGGTCACCGTGATCGCCGAGCAGAACGGGCGCCGCGAGATCGGCACCGGCGGTGGCGGAGGCCGCTACGACTATGGCTATTTCACCGACGAGGTGATGACACGATACGTCGACGACGCGGTGCATGCCGCGCTGGTAAACCTGGAGGCGCGCCCCGCGCCCGCCGGCACGATGACCGTCGTGCTCGGGCCGGGCTGGCCAGGCGTGCTGTTGCACGAGGCGATCGGCCACGGGTTGGAAGGCGATTTCAATCGTAAGGGCTCGTCGGCGTTCGCCGGACGCATCGGCGAGCGGGTTGCGGCCAACGGCGTCACAGTGGTCGACGACGGCACGCTGGCGAACCGGCGCGGCTCGCTGAACATCGATGACGAAGGCAACCCCACGCAATGCACAACGCTGATTGAGGACGGCATCCTGACCGGCTACATGCAGGACACGCTGAACGCGCGGCTGATGAAGATGAAGATAACCGGCAACGCGCGGCGCGAATCGTATGCCGCGTTGCCGATGCCGCGCATGACCAACACCTACATGCTAGGCGGCGACAAGGATCCCGCCGAGATCATCGCGTCGGTCAACCATGGCCTGTACGCGGTCAACTTTGGTGGCGGACAAGTCGATATCACGAACGGCAAGTTTGTGTTCTCGGCCTCCGAGGCCTACATGATCGAGAACGGCAAGATTGCCTACCCGGTCAAGGGCGCAACGCTGGTGGGCAGCGGACCAGAGTCGCTTAAGTACGTATCGCTGATCGGCAATGACATGTCGTTGGACACAGGCGTGGGCGTGTGCGGCAAGGAAGGCCAGAGCGTGCCAGTCGGCGTCGGGCAGCCGACACTGCGCATCGACCGCATGACGGTGGGTGGCACGGTATGA
- a CDS encoding YhdP family protein, whose product MPDRQETLDPNDARNAQAGSGWRRGPSEQVLRRVLACCASVAIALYFGAAATYVGLRYVIFPQLDSLRPHIEQRISDTLHAQVHIGRLTGRWSGLQPTLDIDQLTIMGPDGQRMLAVPTASATLSWRSLPRLAPVLSSLIVEQPEIFAERHPDGTYTIAGVRVDPRQHGNSALLHWLMTQRAIVLRGGVLHWSDAQRGLPTLTLRGIHVAIDNRGLIHRLGVQAQPDGRLLRGPLDLRARLRHSPLKPLTEPAGWTGTMFVSSGNLALPELARYTDARLDAQSGTLDVAAWLDFASGEWSGARGALSGSALRLRMDPTLPRLDVPSIGLDWSLRRNDMRNLDYTLSLGNLRAELGGQVPLADGTPITRLLSIGEFNGRFRRATLGRGQLIRISGGTVDLGLLAQFVRTLPLPHPVLNELDRFDPRGTLANYAIQVERRAPRTREAASVAAIEGGEPIVRYRVKAALEGVSVGAQEPPPGLTPGGHPHVGLPGAENIWGKIDADQNGGHATIDTTHGAVTIPGAFDNPRLTFNRFAAEATWTAHPLASDATRPAVAVNLSRFVVDNDDVRASATGTYSNPGHGRGKLDMEAMFDRLSLPRLARYLPTGVDEHTRAYLDHALTAGTSHNATIAIHGELAEFPYTHDPHAGIFKIVAPFRDGGFDPTPHPPKRMSNGTPQVWPAFDGIDGLFRMDQNVLRFDIQRARYQRVALTQLTGRIDDLGTLNSDLVINGVASGPLADMLDYVNRSSLAVLSDHLGETVRAKGNATLALRLAIPRHPDKPHVGVNGSVTLADNAVSFVPGKQLAALPPVTQIHGKVDFTEHTMTIGRASGQFLGGEIHTDGGIQQDGSSRFDVSGHLLADAARTAVPPGPLATLLTRMSGGAPYSVAVRTRKNELPDISATSDLSGLALQLPAPFTKPTGVPMPFSLRLRPATAGERPATGISRLDARLGPLNAIYLVRRGNDDKLAILRGALGVNREAVLPSEGVTAAAHVAHFDADAWRALLDAMSIPAEAISGEPAAAAAPSLLPAPTYAAPSASSPDTASPFNLTGNVAALVPTRVGLHFDTLTLLNRRWENVVIGATHTPGAWQANIASDDVSGHLAWHAKTPRSPYGQLDARLAKLVVPDSHDETLVSRVLEEPAQHVPAIDLIVNELTVRGHNFGKLEVNARNIDENGVPVWQLDKLDVTNPAAKLSATASWRTPRRARTSTSDNGTDDNPRRTALDFKLDIADGGALLDRLGLPRTLKGGNGTLSGKVGWRGGPTRIDYPTLSGNLSLGLSHGQILKVEPGAAKLLGVLSLQALARVATLDLGTLFGEGLPFDNVTATGTISHGIAKTEDFTLNSAAAKVTMQGNADLGCEQQDLLVTVVPSLSVGTAALATAVVNPLLGLGTFVAGLVLSDPISQSFARHYAVTGSWSHPQVEQVSDDRGKMGRPESHVSRQ is encoded by the coding sequence ATGCCCGACCGCCAGGAAACACTCGACCCGAACGATGCGCGCAACGCACAAGCCGGGAGCGGATGGCGGCGCGGGCCGAGCGAGCAGGTGCTGCGCCGCGTACTCGCATGCTGCGCGAGCGTGGCCATCGCACTGTACTTTGGCGCCGCGGCCACGTACGTCGGTCTGCGCTACGTCATCTTTCCCCAGTTGGATTCGCTGCGGCCGCACATCGAGCAACGGATCTCGGACACGCTGCACGCGCAGGTGCACATCGGTCGGCTAACCGGGCGCTGGAGCGGGCTGCAGCCGACGCTGGACATCGACCAACTGACGATCATGGGCCCGGACGGCCAGCGCATGCTCGCGGTGCCCACCGCCAGCGCAACGCTGTCGTGGCGCTCATTGCCGCGTCTGGCGCCGGTGCTCTCGAGCCTGATAGTAGAGCAACCCGAGATCTTCGCCGAGCGGCACCCCGACGGCACCTATACGATTGCCGGCGTGCGGGTGGATCCACGCCAGCACGGCAACAGCGCGCTCCTGCACTGGCTGATGACGCAGCGCGCCATCGTGTTGCGCGGCGGCGTCCTGCACTGGAGCGACGCGCAGCGCGGCTTGCCGACGCTGACGTTGCGCGGCATCCACGTGGCCATCGACAACCGCGGCCTGATTCACCGGCTCGGCGTGCAGGCGCAGCCGGACGGGCGCTTGCTGCGCGGGCCACTCGACTTGCGCGCACGCTTGCGCCATTCGCCACTGAAGCCGCTCACCGAGCCGGCAGGTTGGACCGGCACGATGTTTGTATCGAGTGGCAACCTGGCGCTGCCCGAACTGGCCCGCTACACGGATGCGCGCCTGGACGCGCAAAGCGGCACGCTGGACGTGGCTGCGTGGCTCGACTTCGCATCTGGCGAATGGAGCGGTGCACGCGGCGCATTATCCGGGTCCGCGTTGCGGCTGCGCATGGACCCGACGCTGCCGCGGCTGGACGTGCCTAGCATCGGGCTGGACTGGTCGCTGCGGCGCAATGACATGCGCAATCTCGATTACACGCTAAGCCTGGGCAATCTGCGCGCCGAACTCGGCGGGCAGGTCCCTCTGGCGGACGGCACGCCGATTACCCGACTGCTGAGCATCGGCGAATTCAACGGCCGATTCCGCCGTGCAACGCTGGGCCGTGGCCAACTCATCCGCATCAGCGGCGGTACGGTCGATCTTGGACTGCTCGCGCAGTTCGTGCGCACGTTGCCGCTGCCCCACCCTGTACTTAACGAACTGGACCGATTTGACCCGCGCGGCACGCTGGCAAACTATGCGATACAGGTCGAGCGCCGCGCGCCGCGTACCCGCGAAGCTGCCAGCGTGGCGGCTATTGAAGGCGGCGAGCCGATCGTGCGCTATCGCGTCAAGGCCGCACTCGAGGGTGTCAGCGTCGGCGCGCAGGAGCCGCCGCCGGGCCTCACACCGGGTGGCCACCCGCACGTGGGCCTGCCCGGCGCAGAAAATATCTGGGGCAAGATCGACGCCGACCAGAACGGCGGTCACGCGACGATCGATACCACCCACGGCGCGGTCACGATCCCAGGGGCATTCGACAATCCACGACTCACGTTCAATCGATTCGCGGCCGAAGCGACATGGACCGCGCATCCGCTAGCGTCGGATGCGACTCGCCCGGCCGTCGCCGTCAACCTCTCGCGATTCGTCGTCGATAACGACGACGTGCGTGCCAGCGCGACCGGCACCTACTCGAATCCCGGCCACGGGCGCGGCAAGCTCGACATGGAGGCGATGTTCGACCGGCTGTCGCTGCCCCGCCTCGCGCGCTATCTGCCGACCGGTGTCGACGAACATACCCGCGCCTACCTGGACCATGCGCTGACGGCCGGGACCTCGCACAATGCGACGATCGCCATCCATGGCGAACTGGCCGAGTTCCCGTACACACACGATCCACACGCGGGCATCTTCAAGATTGTCGCGCCGTTTCGAGACGGCGGATTCGATCCGACGCCGCACCCGCCGAAGCGGATGAGCAACGGCACGCCGCAGGTGTGGCCGGCGTTCGACGGCATCGACGGGCTGTTCCGGATGGACCAGAACGTGCTGCGCTTTGATATCCAGCGCGCACGCTACCAGCGTGTCGCCCTCACGCAATTGACCGGCCGCATCGATGATTTGGGCACGCTGAACTCGGATCTGGTGATCAACGGCGTGGCCAGTGGCCCGCTGGCCGACATGCTCGACTACGTGAATCGCAGCTCGCTGGCGGTACTGTCCGACCACCTGGGCGAGACCGTGCGGGCGAAAGGCAACGCGACGCTGGCGCTGCGGCTGGCGATCCCACGCCATCCGGACAAGCCGCATGTCGGCGTGAACGGCTCGGTTACGCTGGCGGACAACGCGGTGTCATTCGTGCCCGGCAAGCAGCTCGCCGCGCTGCCGCCGGTCACGCAAATCCATGGCAAGGTCGATTTCACCGAACACACGATGACGATCGGACGTGCCAGCGGCCAGTTCCTCGGCGGTGAGATCCACACCGACGGCGGGATCCAGCAGGACGGCTCGAGCCGCTTCGACGTGTCGGGTCACCTGCTTGCCGATGCAGCCCGGACTGCAGTGCCGCCCGGGCCGCTGGCCACGCTGCTCACCCGCATGTCGGGCGGCGCGCCTTACTCGGTGGCCGTGCGCACGCGCAAGAACGAACTGCCCGACATCTCGGCCACCTCGGATCTGAGCGGGCTGGCGCTGCAATTGCCGGCGCCGTTCACAAAGCCGACCGGCGTGCCGATGCCGTTCTCGTTGCGCCTGCGGCCCGCAACCGCCGGTGAGCGACCCGCGACAGGCATCAGTCGCCTAGATGCACGACTCGGTCCACTCAATGCTATTTATCTGGTGCGGCGCGGCAACGACGACAAGCTGGCGATCCTGCGCGGCGCGCTCGGCGTGAACCGGGAAGCGGTGCTGCCCAGTGAAGGCGTGACCGCGGCGGCGCACGTGGCGCACTTCGACGCAGACGCGTGGCGCGCACTGCTCGATGCCATGTCGATCCCCGCCGAGGCCATATCAGGTGAGCCGGCAGCGGCCGCTGCGCCGTCCCTACTTCCCGCTCCGACTTACGCCGCCCCATCGGCTTCTTCGCCGGACACGGCCTCCCCGTTCAACCTGACCGGCAATGTCGCGGCACTCGTACCCACCCGCGTCGGCCTGCACTTCGATACGTTGACGTTGTTGAACCGCCGCTGGGAAAACGTGGTAATCGGCGCGACACACACACCGGGCGCATGGCAAGCGAATATTGCATCGGACGATGTGTCCGGCCATCTCGCGTGGCACGCGAAGACGCCGCGCAGCCCATACGGGCAGCTTGACGCGCGGCTGGCCAAACTGGTGGTCCCGGACAGCCACGACGAGACACTGGTGAGTCGCGTGCTCGAGGAGCCAGCGCAGCATGTCCCGGCGATCGACCTGATCGTCAACGAACTCACCGTGCGCGGACACAATTTTGGCAAGCTGGAAGTCAACGCACGCAACATCGATGAAAACGGCGTGCCCGTCTGGCAATTGGACAAGCTGGATGTGACGAACCCAGCAGCCAAGCTGTCGGCAACCGCTAGCTGGAGAACGCCACGCCGCGCGCGCACCAGCACCAGCGACAACGGCACCGACGATAACCCGCGGCGCACTGCGCTGGATTTCAAGCTCGATATCGCCGACGGCGGTGCCCTACTCGACCGTCTCGGCCTGCCCCGCACGCTCAAGGGCGGCAATGGCACGCTGTCCGGCAAGGTCGGCTGGCGCGGTGGACCGACGCGCATCGATTATCCGACGTTGAGCGGAAACTTGTCGCTCGGACTGTCGCATGGCCAGATCCTAAAGGTTGAGCCGGGCGCTGCCAAGCTGCTCGGCGTGCTCAGCCTGCAAGCGCTTGCTCGCGTGGCGACATTGGACTTGGGCACGTTGTTTGGCGAAGGACTGCCGTTTGACAATGTGACCGCTACCGGCACGATTAGCCACGGCATCGCTAAGACCGAAGATTTCACGCTGAACAGTGCAGCAGCAAAAGTCACAATGCAAGGCAACGCGGATCTCGGGTGCGAGCAGCAGGACCTGCTGGTGACGGTGGTCCCATCGCTGAGCGTGGGTACTGCAGCACTGGCCACGGCCGTGGTCAACCCGCTGCTCGGCCTGGGTACCTTCGTCGCCGGCCTGGTCTTGTCCGACCCTATTTCGCAGTCGTTCGCGCGCCACTACGCGGTAACCGGCTCGTGGTCGCATCCGCAGGTCGAGCAGGTGTCGGACGATCGCGGTAAGATGGGCCGACCTGAATCTCATGTGTCACGGCAATGA
- a CDS encoding carbon-nitrogen hydrolase family protein, translated as MNDSVFRASGSASGTFALAALQMVSTPDVSRNLQAAGELIAEAAAGGAQLVLLPEYFCFMGHHDADKLAVREAPGDGPIQQFLADAAARHRVWVIGGTLPLVAPEPGRVMNTTLVFDPQGRAVARYDKIHLFNFDKDDESFDEARTIRPGTDVVAFDAPFGRVGLSVCYDLRFPELYRKLGDCALIVVPSAFTYTTGHAHWEMLLRARAVENQCYVLAAAQGGTHENGRRTWGHSMLVDPWGQVVAVRADGAGVVSGTIDVQRITQVRQSLPAYRHRVLA; from the coding sequence ATGAACGACTCCGTTTTTCGCGCCAGCGGCTCCGCATCCGGCACGTTCGCGCTGGCGGCGCTGCAAATGGTCAGCACGCCGGACGTGTCGCGGAACTTGCAGGCCGCCGGCGAGTTGATCGCCGAAGCCGCCGCCGGCGGCGCGCAACTCGTGCTGCTGCCCGAGTATTTCTGCTTCATGGGGCATCACGACGCCGACAAGCTGGCCGTGCGGGAAGCGCCGGGCGACGGCCCGATTCAGCAATTTCTCGCCGATGCCGCAGCGCGGCATCGCGTATGGGTCATCGGTGGCACGCTGCCGCTCGTGGCCCCGGAACCGGGGCGGGTGATGAACACCACGCTGGTGTTCGACCCACAAGGCCGAGCCGTGGCCCGCTACGACAAGATCCATCTGTTCAACTTTGACAAGGATGATGAATCGTTCGACGAGGCGCGCACGATCCGGCCCGGTACCGACGTCGTCGCATTCGACGCGCCGTTCGGCCGCGTGGGCTTGTCGGTATGCTATGACTTGCGCTTTCCGGAGTTGTATCGCAAGCTTGGCGACTGCGCGCTAATCGTCGTGCCATCGGCCTTCACGTACACGACCGGCCATGCACATTGGGAGATGCTGCTGCGTGCGCGCGCCGTCGAAAACCAGTGCTACGTGCTGGCCGCGGCCCAAGGCGGCACGCATGAGAACGGGCGCCGCACATGGGGCCACAGCATGCTAGTGGACCCATGGGGCCAGGTCGTCGCAGTGCGCGCGGACGGTGCCGGCGTAGTATCGGGCACGATCGATGTCCAACGTATCACGCAGGTGCGGCAGAGTCTGCCGGCGTATCGGCATCGGGTGCTGGCATGA
- the glnE gene encoding bifunctional [glutamate--ammonia ligase]-adenylyl-L-tyrosine phosphorylase/[glutamate--ammonia-ligase] adenylyltransferase, with protein MIDMPLPSSPLASDAAPLLSAAYSRYAARQYAARPELAARVRELARAPLTRHWIEQRLAQLGAPQSEPVGDDVLKRALRLVRTELFCAVMERDLAGLADVPEVTGTMTDLAEVAIRRSLATISAELHALYGMPLNAQRQPQTLGVVGMGKLGGRELNVSSDIDLIFVYEDDGETEGGSRAPISNQDFFTRVGRRLIGALAEHTADGYVFRVDMRLRPNGDSGPLVCSIGMLEEYFYVQGREWERYAWIKARLVSDVDSDAGARLAAQLEAQVRPFVYRRYLDFGVIAAIRALHVQIRQEAARRASSRRDKADDIKLGRGGIREIEFTAQVFQLIRGGQDAGFRIRPTLAVLDHAASHGLIARGAVQRLAQAYHMLRCIEHRLQYVNDAQTHAMPVDEGERAQLAASLGFADYPALLAVLECHREFVAQQFDQIFARKRGNAAAAGAGDPALGKVGGTAWGEAATWIWSSALADEAADDELRVRLASLGFNDPPAILLRLHAVWQSARYASLPERHRARFDTLVLRALEAAPTHCHERVDATLLRFLDLLEAVARRGSYLALLVEYPAALARVFAVLGESRWAAGYLIRHPQVLDELLDDEALASPFDWTEFKRMLLARLADADGAEHQMDLLRHAHQAEVFRILLLDLGGHLSVEHISDRLSELADAVLDVTLQTVWPQLARRHCDVPRFSIIAYGKLGGKELGYASDLDLIFLYDDPDERAAEIYALFARRLITWLTMSTGAGTLFDVDLRLRPNGEAGLLVTSLTAFRRYQLREGDAANAAWVWEHQALSRARFCAGDAAIGAQFEAIRAQVLAQPRDARTLATEIAAMRQKVAQGHPNPTALFDLKHDRGGMVDIEFIVQYWVLLHAGAHPALRRNTGNIALLREAARIGLMSETQAEQVGGAYRAYRKLQHALRLDGMDKARVPPERVQAERDAVTRLWEQVFGA; from the coding sequence ATGATTGACATGCCGCTGCCAAGTTCCCCGCTTGCGTCTGACGCCGCACCGCTGTTGAGCGCCGCCTACTCCCGCTATGCTGCCCGGCAGTACGCGGCACGGCCCGAACTGGCTGCGCGGGTGCGTGAGCTTGCGCGCGCGCCGCTCACGCGGCACTGGATCGAGCAGCGGCTCGCGCAGCTGGGCGCGCCGCAGAGCGAGCCTGTGGGCGACGACGTGCTCAAGCGCGCACTGCGCCTGGTGCGCACCGAACTGTTTTGTGCGGTGATGGAGCGCGACCTGGCCGGGCTGGCCGATGTGCCGGAGGTGACCGGCACGATGACGGATTTGGCCGAAGTGGCGATCCGCCGCTCGCTTGCCACGATCAGTGCTGAGTTGCACGCGCTGTATGGCATGCCGCTGAACGCGCAGCGACAGCCGCAGACGCTCGGCGTGGTTGGCATGGGCAAGCTCGGCGGACGCGAGTTGAACGTGTCCTCGGACATCGACTTGATTTTCGTCTACGAGGACGACGGCGAGACCGAGGGTGGCTCCCGCGCGCCGATCTCGAATCAAGACTTCTTTACCCGGGTCGGGCGCCGGCTGATCGGTGCGCTGGCCGAGCATACCGCGGATGGATACGTGTTCCGCGTGGACATGCGGTTGCGTCCGAACGGTGATTCGGGTCCGCTTGTCTGCAGCATCGGCATGCTGGAAGAGTACTTCTATGTGCAGGGGCGCGAATGGGAACGCTACGCTTGGATCAAGGCACGGCTGGTGTCGGACGTGGACAGCGATGCTGGCGCGCGACTGGCGGCGCAGCTCGAGGCACAAGTCAGGCCATTCGTCTACCGCCGTTATCTCGATTTCGGCGTGATCGCGGCGATCCGGGCGCTGCATGTGCAGATCCGTCAGGAGGCCGCCCGCCGCGCGTCGTCGCGCCGTGACAAGGCCGATGACATCAAGCTAGGTCGCGGCGGCATCCGCGAGATTGAGTTCACCGCGCAGGTTTTCCAATTGATCCGGGGCGGTCAGGACGCCGGGTTTCGTATTCGGCCGACGCTGGCGGTACTCGATCATGCCGCCTCGCACGGCTTGATCGCGCGTGGCGCGGTTCAGCGACTTGCGCAGGCGTATCACATGCTGCGCTGCATCGAGCACCGGCTGCAATATGTGAACGACGCGCAAACCCATGCGATGCCCGTGGACGAAGGCGAGCGCGCGCAACTGGCAGCATCACTCGGTTTTGCCGACTATCCGGCGCTGCTGGCCGTGCTGGAGTGCCACCGCGAGTTCGTCGCGCAGCAGTTCGACCAGATCTTCGCTCGCAAGCGTGGCAACGCGGCCGCGGCTGGTGCCGGTGACCCAGCGCTTGGTAAGGTTGGCGGCACGGCGTGGGGGGAAGCTGCCACATGGATCTGGAGCAGTGCACTTGCCGATGAGGCGGCCGACGATGAGTTGCGCGTCCGGCTTGCATCGCTGGGGTTCAACGACCCGCCAGCCATCCTGTTGCGATTGCACGCGGTCTGGCAGTCCGCGCGTTATGCCAGCCTGCCGGAGCGTCATCGGGCGCGTTTCGACACGCTCGTGCTGCGCGCATTGGAGGCGGCGCCGACGCATTGCCATGAAAGGGTCGATGCGACGCTGCTGCGTTTTCTCGATCTGCTCGAGGCGGTCGCGCGGCGAGGCTCGTACCTGGCGCTGCTGGTTGAGTATCCGGCTGCGCTGGCACGCGTGTTCGCCGTGCTTGGCGAGTCGCGTTGGGCCGCCGGCTATCTGATCCGCCATCCGCAGGTACTCGACGAGTTGCTCGACGACGAGGCGCTGGCCAGCCCGTTTGACTGGACCGAATTCAAGCGGATGCTGCTCGCCCGACTTGCCGATGCAGACGGCGCTGAGCACCAGATGGATCTGCTGCGTCACGCGCACCAGGCCGAGGTGTTCCGGATCCTGCTGCTGGATCTCGGCGGCCATCTATCGGTCGAGCACATCAGCGACCGGTTGTCGGAACTGGCCGACGCGGTTCTGGATGTGACGCTGCAGACCGTATGGCCGCAGTTGGCCCGCCGTCATTGCGACGTGCCGCGCTTCTCGATTATTGCGTACGGCAAGCTCGGCGGCAAGGAACTCGGTTATGCGTCAGACCTGGACCTTATCTTTCTGTACGACGATCCCGACGAGCGTGCCGCAGAGATCTATGCGCTGTTTGCACGACGGCTGATTACGTGGCTGACCATGTCTACTGGCGCTGGCACGCTGTTCGACGTGGACCTGAGGCTCAGGCCGAACGGCGAGGCCGGGCTGCTGGTCACGAGCCTCACCGCCTTCCGGCGGTACCAATTGCGCGAGGGGGACGCGGCCAACGCCGCGTGGGTATGGGAGCACCAGGCATTGTCACGCGCGCGCTTCTGCGCCGGGGATGCGGCCATCGGCGCGCAGTTCGAAGCGATCCGTGCCCAGGTGCTCGCTCAGCCGCGCGATGCGCGGACGCTGGCCACGGAGATCGCCGCGATGCGGCAAAAGGTGGCCCAAGGCCATCCCAATCCCACGGCACTGTTCGATCTGAAGCACGATCGCGGCGGCATGGTCGATATCGAATTCATCGTCCAGTATTGGGTGCTGCTGCATGCCGGCGCACATCCGGCGCTGCGGCGCAACACCGGCAACATCGCGTTGCTGCGCGAGGCGGCCCGCATCGGGCTGATGTCCGAGACACAGGCGGAGCAGGTTGGCGGCGCCTATCGAGCCTATCGCAAGTTGCAACATGCGCTGCGGCTCGATGGAATGGACAAGGCGCGCGTGCCGCCGGAGCGCGTGCAGGCCGAGCGCGACGCGGTCACGCGACTCTGGGAGCAGGTCTTCGGCGCGTGA